The genomic interval CGTGTCCGGAGCACCAGAGCTCCGTGGAACAGAGCGTGTACGTGAGCAGACGAAGCGCTCTTGCGTAGAGTCACGTGACCGAAGCATGTGATCAGGCGTAATGCTGCAGGTGTTGCATCAGATACCCAAAGCCAGTGTGTCACATCTAAGGCCTAAATAACATTTCTAGAACAGAGCCTTGTCTGCTGGGTCTCTGACAGCCCCTTTCCAGGCTGTGTTGAGAAATGCCAGATTTCTTTATGCTCCTCTGCCTAACGTTTTCCTGGGACATGCAGGGTAGAGATGCAGTCAAACGGTGGAAAAAGACAAGTCTACGGAGCAACCTGGGGGTAAGCTCAATCACTTGGAAGCTTTAAGAAGTGGGATATTCTGGTTCACTAAACGTTCTTATCAATTTAGGACTAATCAGAAATCTCTTTCTGTTGGGACTTTAAGGCTGGAAATGCTTCTGAAGTGTGGAGGTGCTTGTCTCAGCAAGAACAGTCGAATGATGGAGGTGGTACCCTGTTTTGGTGATCTGGGACTCTGCACGGCCTGAGGCTTGGTCCTCTATGTTGACGATCATTATTTACGCTGCCTCTGTTAAAGGCAACACAGATAATGCCCTTGAAGGtaattaatctctctctctttttactgTAATTTAAAGCTGATTAAGTACATGACCTTATGAATTTGACCTGATTAATCAAGGCTCCTCTGAGGGAAAGAGAACACCAGTGACTGGATGATGGTTGGTGGGCAGACTGCATGTCCCCGGGAAACTGAAAAGCCTTGAAATTAGTGCTTGAAGGACCATCAGGTTTGCCTGTGGTTGGATACCAGGATGGGAAGGTAGTCAGGCCCAATGGGGAAACAGAGGGGTCTGCTCATCTCTTGACATTGCAGCATAGGTGTTCTCCAGGGTCAAGGATCAGAGGGACTCTGTCTCCCCAGCACCAAGagcaatgcctggcatacagctCAATACTaatttgacaaatgaatggagGCCTCCATTCAATCCATTCTATAGAGATGTCCTCTGGTTACCATTCTTtgtccatcatccatccatcgtCTATCCCTCTCTCCATCCAGTATTTATGTGCTTACCGCATACGAGGTGCTAAACCATGGGCTGCAGGGGATTCAGTGGAAAATAAGATACAGGCCCTTATGTAGAGTTGATCACTCCTCTGTTTCAGTGGACTTTTTAAAGGAAGGGGGATGATAAGTGGTAGGCTTTACAGAAAGGCCTGAACACAAACAGCATTCTCACGTGCCTTCACTCCCCTACAGACTCTTTGCCTTAGGAAAATCCTGCTTACTGCTTCCACTGAAGACTCACACTCTGTGTGCTTCTGAAAGGAAACTTCCATCTTCCTGTCCAGATGTGGTGTAGGCACTGGTCATTGCCCGAGCAGGACACTGGGCTAGCTTCACCAATGATTCCATCTGAAATGGCTTTGTCCTGCTTGTTTCCTTGGTAACGAACCAAACTAAACCTTTTTCCAACCCTTTCCATTCCTCCTCATCCCACTTCACGTTCCCTCTGTTCTGAGCAAGGGGCAAATGTGAAGGCCTGGGGTCATGTCAAGGCTGCATTTTCCTGGAGAGTAAGAAGTTCCAGCGTGGTGCACGGAGACAAATTCTGGGCAGTTGTGAGAATGTTCACATCAGGAGAAGTAAGACTTTCTCCATCCATCATCCCCACCGTCCTCCATCCCTCTGATTTTCTCTCGCTGCATTTCAGAATAAGAAACACTCCTCCTCTCTGGCATCACTTCAAAGAGAAGACTATAAATAAAGGGCACAAAAAAGGATCCTGGAAATTTCTCCTCCTCAAAAAGCAACATGACCACTTATCCTAGAATACAGAGATGCTCTACATTCTAGAAGATGGTCTGACACTTGGAAGAACCTTTCTTTATTATTACCAAGTTTGGCTTCTGGTTTTGCTTGAATTCTTCTTAGCTATATACGTATATTTAAAGGATCccaaagtttttttcctttacactGTGCTTTTCTCTAAGTGCAAACATCTAATTTGGTGACATTCAGACCTGGGCCTTTGCATCACATGTGGCATTATGATCCACAATGTGCTTTTCGAGAACATTCCTTTCTGCACTAGGTCACGATGGTACATTACACTCTAGGCATAGTGCAGTCACATGATCCTTCCTGTTTACAGTGATTGCACCTGCCGTTCCAAAGTCTTAGAACTGAGAGCACCACTTTGATTCTCATTCATCCTCAGTGTTTGTGTGAGGAGGGCAGAAATCATGATCCCCATTCTACaggtggggaaaccaaggcacacaGAGCTGATCTACCCAAAGTCACCCAGAAGAAGTCAGAAAACAAACTGACTAAAGGGCCGAGGAAGATCACCTACGTACCTTTCAGTGCCTTATCCAAAAAGGCAGATTGTGTCCTTCTCAAATGAATGCATATACTTTGGAAGGAAGGAGTTTTAGGTGGAACTTTCTATTAAGGCCTCAAAGGCCCCTCTATCAAATCAGGAACCACAAAGTAAGAACCAGTATCACATTAACGTTTTTAGTTAAATGCCCCTGACTCACAGAAAGGCCGATTATTATAGCTCACTGACAACCTGGTTACCGACatgaaaattttaggaaaaattcaCCCATTCAAGCAGTAAGCATTGGCACAGCTCCTTTTCTGGTTTCACATCATCTGAAATGTAACACCTAAGCACTGCTTCCTTCTACACAATACTCCTGTACCTGCTGGCATTTGATTGCGGGGGGTCGGGGGGGCtaacagaatgtgtgtgtgtgtgtgtgtgtgtgtgtgtgtgtgtgtgtaacaccaGACACTTTAGGGACAACAGAATATACATGAAATATGTCTAGCAGAGTAGTTCTCTACCCtgattcttcctctttttttttttttttttttggtaactgttATTTCTTGATCCTGACTtaatgtaaaaagaaatgttttacttCCCACCTTCCTTGATGAAGGTAGAGTCCTTGGGTGGACATGGCTGGGGGCTGATTCCAGCTTCCTGGAAGGGAAGCACTCTAGAGGTTAAAGTTGCCGGAAGACAACTGAATGGGACTTTTTGGACCAGAAAGTGGCCTAGTCTTGTGTGCATTTTCCCCCAGAGGCTAAATGACCATCGGTCCGCGACGCACTGCCCCTTCCTATGCCAGGAATCCATATTCCCAGAAACAAACTAGGCCAACAGCAGCCCTCCTGCCTCCCAACTCCAGGTCAAGAAAGGCACAAAGAAGACCAACAAGTAATACCGAGGCGGTGCTTTGGATCCGGGAGATCTTGAGGTACCAGGAGAAGAGTACTGATGGCCCCATCCGGCCAATAGGAAAGGTGAGGCACGGAGAGATTGACTAAATACTTTCAGTTATAGGGGAGAGGGACGCAGAAATGTCAGAGGGAGATTCTCTTTTTCCTCacgtggggaaggagaggagaggaagttaCACTGCCAACCACAGTGAGCACGACCCTCACAGCAAAGAGGCAATTCCAGCTCTTCTGCCACCACAGTAAAGTAATTGCCCTCAGAGCAGTTGTGATGATTCCTTCACAGAGGGAATCCGACACCCCAGACTCTCTGGGGCCTACTCTTGGGACTGCATCCAGGGCTGGAGATTGAGGCAGAATTGGCCTGGGCAGGCACATAAGGTAGCTCTGCTTCTTAAGGCATGGCTGCTGTCTGCGAGGAGTGGGCTCCACATTGGGAGGTGGCCATCAGACACTGCCTCCCCTGAAAATACCCTGCAGGAAAGCTCAGTCGGGGGAAACACTGCTGCCTAAGGAATCCGCCTCCCCCGAAGGGATGGGGGCTCCCACTAAAGCTAAACAGCATCACCAAACCAACTGATTTCTTGTGTCACTTGGGagaatgagggggaaaaaacccaaattgaTCATTAGTTGCAGATGATTGTCTAACTAGAAAACCTAGCGGAATCGAGGGAAAACCTATCAGAAGTAAGACCAGAATTTGCGCAAGAGGCAGATTAAAAGTCTAGCGCACAAAAATGAATAGCTTTTGGGTCACTTGAGTGTGGCCTAATACCTTGGAAGAGCTGTGCTTTTCTGCAAGGCCTCCAAGCTTTGTGCAACTTGCCATATGGTAAAAGAGGGAGGGGAGCCAAGGAGATGCCTCGTCCACTGCAGTTCCCGCAGTCGCCTCAGACACCAGTATGTGAAAGATGCCTGGGTGACTACTGCAGGAGGGGGCAGTCACCTCTGCACTGTCtccttgccctcccctcccccagcctcgacccagcccccttctcccagctcttttcttttccaactcAACAGACACAATGGGAACCTTGGCAAAGGACCGGTGCGGGAGCCACCAAGGTTGGATGTGGTCAAAGACTGTGCTATGTCATTTCCAAACgaagtcagtttttaaaaacagaggcGGCGGACTGAAAGGTCTCACACGTCGGTCCTCTCATTGCCTCATTGGTCAGAAGCCTGGCGACGCTGCGGTGCCGCGCCCAGACTGGGGACTCCCACGGTCCGGTCAATGGCCAAAAGAGGCCCCGCGAGGCTGAGCGTGGCACTCTGACCACCGCACGGCGACGGTCATTTACGGTCCAGGCTGGCGTGCAGCTGGGCCTCGCGAACCATGCGATCGAAGGAGCGCGTGTTGGTCTCCTGGCGTACCTTCTCGCGCACGTGGAAGGAGGCCCGGGCTGTGGAGCGGGCGCTCTCCAGCGCGCTGCGCCGGTCCCGAGACAGCTGCTCGCTGCGCTCCAGCTTGCGACCGATGGCTTGGAGCAGCTGCCGCCGGCGGCAGTCTTCGTCCTTCTCCACCTTCTCCTTGTTGGCCCGCTGGGCCCGCTCCTTCTCCATCCGGCTCTGGCCCACGCGCCGCGCCTTCTGCTGCACCGCCTCCTCGGCCGCCTGCGCCGCCTGCTGCAGCCGCCGCTCGCCCACCCGGGCCAGAGCCTCCAGGTGTGCCTGATGCTCCCGCTCTTTGCGCTCGGCCGCCTCCTTGGCCCGCCGGCCCTGCAGCTCCTCCCGTCGGGCCCGCTCGCGCAGCTCCCGGGTGCGCTGCTCCACCAACTGCTCGTAGTTCTCCTGCGCGCGGCCCAAGCTGGCCTCCAAGGAGCTCCGCAGGCCCTCGCGCTCCTGGCGCTCCAGCCGGGCCCGGCCTTGCAGCAACGCCTCGTGGCGCGCCCGCTCCGCCCGGCTTAGCTCCCGCTTCTCTCGCTGCAGCTGGCCCTCCTGACTCTGCTTGGCGCGGGTCGCGCGCTGAGCGCGCTCCCTGCGCACCTGCTCGGCCCGCTCGCGCacttcctgcagcccctcctcccgCTGCTTCAGGTTCTGTTCCTGCTGCAGCTTGCGGAGTCGGTCCTCCCGTGCCGTGCGCTCCGCCCGCTCCCGCCGCAGCAGTCCCTGGCGCTCGGCCAGCTCCCGCCGCCGCTCCTCGCTGCGCTCGCactgccgctgccgccgccgcgccTCCTCGCGCTCCTCGCGGCCCCGGCGGCCGCGCCGCTCCTCCACCTGCGCGGCCCAGGCTCGGCGGCCCTGCTCCAGGGCGCGCTGCTTCTCGCGCTCCTCGCGCTCCCGCCGCTGCTCGGCGCGGACGCGCTGCTGCTCCCACTGGCCGTGGGCCGCGGCGCGCTGCTCCAGCAACAGGCGCTCCTCCTGGTGCCGCGCCAGCATCAGCGCCGCGATCTTCCGGTCGCGCTCCGGCACCGCGCGCAGACCCCGCTCGGCGCGCACTTGGCGCACGATGCGTTCCACGTGCTGAGCCGTCTGTGGCGAGTGGCTCAGGTCGCCGAGGCTGAAGCTGCGGCCGGTGAGGGGAACCAGGGCCAGGGCGGATGGGCGGCCCAGAGGGTTGGGAGCAGAGGACGCCGACCCCGCCGGGCAGCTGTTCCTGGCCGAGGCCCGCGGCGGCCAGTGCAGCTCCCGCAGGCTCTCACCGCTGTAGGACGACGACGACGCGCCTGACTCGGAGCTCAGGGCGCCCTCCCGCCGGCGGGACAGGGAGTCTAGTGAGTGGCTTTTCCTACCTGCCCGCGACCCCGCGGGCGTAGGTTGGGGCCGGGCCGGGGACGGGCTGGAGGAGGCCTTGCGGGCGGCGCGCGGTGCGGGCGAGGCCGGGAGGCTGgcgctgctgcagctgctgctgctgcccgcACTAGGGGCCGAGGCCGCGGCGACCGCGGGGCCCAAAGGCGTGAAGAGGCGCCGCTTCTCCTCGCGCACGATGCGCTCGCGCTCTGCCCGGCACTGCTGCAGCTTGGCGCTCCGCTCCGCCTCGTAAGCCTCGTACAGGCCAGTGGCCACTCGCATAGAACGGCCGGGGGCCTCGCGCACCAGGTCCGCCAGGGCCCGTGGCAGCAGCTCCACAGGTTTAACGGCGCAGCGGGCGCAGGCCTCTAGCGAGCGGGGGCTGGTCAGCACGTAGCGGCTGCCCTCGGCCTCCGGACAGTCGAAGTTGAAGAGGTCGAGGTGCAACAGCGGGGACTGCTCCCGCCGCCCGCTTTCTGCTGCGCACGGGACTTCAGCCTTACGGGGCACCGCGGCGGAGGCCGAGGCCGAAGACGCCGCGGGCTGCGGGGCGCCCTGGGAGTCAGGGGGCACGGACGCGGCGGCTTCGTCCCCTCCGGAGCCTCCGGGCTCGGCTCCCGCCTTCTCCTCTTCAGGTACGGGATCCACCATGGCTGAGCCCTGTCCCTTTGTGGAGGCTCTGAGGATGACAAGGGAGGACATCGAAGAATACATTTGAAAACAGTTTCCCCCTCCCCGTTCATATTCACCGCCCCCCCCAAACTTAATCCGCTTTGGGATTAGGCTCAGAGGCCCGGTGGAATGTAAATCATAATACCGATGCCCTGAAACCCCAGCGGGCGGGAGGGTGCACAGAGAGCAGCCTCAGTCTCCCTCAGCGCCGGAGTGCTGGGTGGAGGCCTGTGGCCAGGCTCCCCTGGGCGTCTGGCCCGTTAGATGCGTCTCCTCCCTGTTGCGAGTTAAAATGAAAAGATCGAGAAGCAGGCAGTAGCCGACCAGAGAGGCTCTGGAGGATTCCCGGGAGGATTAGCGTATTTGTTTGTAGCTTAGGCGGGCGACCGGGGATGCAGCTTTGCAGGAACAAAAAGGAAGAGGTCTGTTCATCCCCAGAGTGCACTGCTGTGAACACCCCATTTGCCTAGGGAAGAAGTTTATGGTTGAATTCCATTTGCCAAAGGAGACCCAGGCGCGGGGCCCAGGGGTGATGGAAGGGCGCAGAGAAATACCTCAGTCCGAAAAGACCTCCCTGGGACGGGTGATCGATTCTTGCTCTTGCGTCTTGGACCGGGCTTGCTAGGAGCTGTGCCCGCCTTCCCCCGTCCCCCCCACCGGGTGTTTGCCAGGGATGGTGAAGGAGCTTGGGTCCTCCCGGATGCACCTAATCCTCTCTAAGTCCATGCTAAAAGCGCCATCCACCTCAGTCTAGGCTCGGACACCTGCCCCCAGATGTCCTCCGAGTCCCCCCACCGTATCCAGCTGGGCTACTGGAGCTCAGCGAGCCCGTCCGCTCCCGGGTCCCCCGGCCCGTTAGCTTACCGCACGTCCCGCGCGGCGGGCTTTTGTTCGCAGCTTGCCGCGTTCGCTTGCGCCTCTTCAGTCCCTGCGTCGGCGGGGTCGGATTACTGCCGGCCGCAGCCGCGATAGGAGCCCCAGCTGCCACCGCAGCCAACGCCAGCGTCTCTCCATGGGGCCCGCGCACACCCCAGACGCTACCTACCCGCGGGAGGGGGAGTGCGACAAGGTCTCCCTAAAATAACGCAGCTCTGCTCCCTTCCTTCACACTGATTCTTGAAAAAGGAAGCAAGCCGGGTTCCATCGCTGCTGCATCCAGCCGCCTCTCCAATCGTGAAGGTACCGCAGGTCTTTGGACGGCCCCTCCCACCGGCGCCTCCTGGTGGACGCTCAAGGGTGTTGATTTGCTTGCTTATAGGGCAAAGAAGTTGTGGGGGGgagatgtatatatattctctctcatCAGCAAACCCTGTTCTAGCAGCACCTTAACTAGGTAGAATAAAGGAATAGCTCATTCCTTCTCAAGGCGACCCTGAGAAGCAAACAAACTTGATAGCAATAATTTGGTAGAACTCTGGCTCCTGATCCAAaccatgactttatttttttaagaaaaaccaaccaaacacaTTCAGATAGGTTTGAGGCAAGCAGAAGATGTGTGCCTACTTTTTAATGCAACATTTTAGGACTTCCTGGTTCCAgacaatacaaattaaaaccagtCAGTACCAGTTAATGAGTGCTATTTTGAGatacctcctccccacctcttccAGTTTGAGTGGTAGTGGCCACAGCAGACAGATGGAAGGAATATTTCAGGGAGGGGGTTGGAGCGTGGGTGGGACATAACATTTAGAGAGCACTGTGAACTCTGTCCTTAATAACCTTGACATTGTCAGGTAGGCAGCAAGGAGCAAGTGAAAGGCTTAAAGCAGGGAAATGACGTGATTTGGCTTATACTTTAGGAACATAACTCTGGCAACCATGGGGTGAGGGCTATAGGAGGGCCAAAGGGGGGCAGGAAACCCAGTTAGCTGGACACTCCAGTAACCCAAGGCAGGAAGGATTGGGACCTGAGAGGGAACAACAGTAGGAGGCCTGGGTCTGGTGGGAGGTAAGGGTGAACAGATTCCTGAAATAGAGAGTAGAAGAAGCAAAGGGAGCTTGGCTTGGGGTGTGAGGAGTGGTGAAGGGGCAAGGATGACTTCCTGGAGCGATGGGGTGGCTGGGTGTACCACAAACTGAGCGTGTGGGTCCAAGAAGGAGGATTGGGTGGTGTGGAGGGCCAAGGAAGGTTAGGTTCCTTTTAGGATCACTTGAGTTTGAGGTGGAGCCCCGCAGCAGGTGGCTGGGTAAGTTGTGTCACAGGTGTGGACTGGAGCTAGAGTTTAGCACAGCATCACCATATGTGAAGTTCCTAAAACCAGGAGTGTGAGTGAGATCATCCAGGGAGGGCAGGCAGAGCAatagggaggtgggcagggcattGATGGGGCTGCTAGAGGAAGAGGACCCCATGAAAAGGACGAATAAGGACAGGCAGGCAAGTGTGGTCTCATGGGATCTAATGGTAGAGCACTTCAGAAGGAGGGTATGTGCTCCTAGTGTTAAGGCTGCAGAGGTCCAGAAAGATTTTGCCAGAATCAAGTACCCACTGAAACTGGCAGTGAGAGGGTCTTTGGTGACGTCGGCAAAAATAGTTTCAGTATTGTCCTAGGAGCTGGTGCCAAACCACAGGAAGCTGAGGTGCAGTGGAGACGAGAAAGTGAGAGTTACTGACTCTTTTGACATTTGGATGAGAGTGTTAAAGACTGTGAAGGGCTTGAGATTTTATCCTACTTACGtgctaacaagttagcctgccatCGGTTCACtgatgctggcagaagacgtGAAACTCTCATGGGTCAGAAACAAAGGACTTTGTTACTCATGGTACAGCAGGCAGCATGAGGTTTATGTTCTTGTTGGTCCCCCTTGCTCCCCAAGTCCCGTGGGGCAATGGAGAGGTGGGCTGAGatagatattttacatataatggGTTTGTGTCACAGCTGAGTGACCCTAAGCTTAGTAGATCCTACCCTTTTAAAGGGGACTGCTAGCAAACCTGTTTAAACTTTGCCCCAGAGGGAGgcattatctttattatcctgGGAGAAAACAAATGTTCCCCCTGACGTGGAGGGAGACTCTATCTCTGTCTTCCAAGGATGTTTGCTGcgcaaacatccttgaaaagtaGTCCAGAATAAAAGCCTTTACAAGACATGCAAAAATGCCATGAATTGCTCTCAATAGAGAAAAGGAGCAATTGGTCAGATGGCCAGTAAGAAATGGGGCTGGGATTTGGACCTGACTCTGTCTAACCCTGAAGTGGGTCCCATGTATTATATTTCTACCCCAAATTGAACATCTGGAGAGATGTGGATTCAGGTGGAGATAAGTGGGGTGGGCAAGTCAACCTCTTCAAACCTCTTTAATTCGGTTTTCCCTTCTTTACAGAAGATCCCACTAAATTGCCTACCTCAAGGATTAATAATGTCTGCTATGTAAATGTCATCTTTGTCATTAAATAGAGACAGTATTAGGTACCTTTCAGGGTTGTTGTCAGAACTGGAAGGACTATATGCGAAGTACCTAGACCAACACATTTCAGTAAACAGTGATAAAATTGTtactatttattttgataaagctCATCTAATAGGTGTGATCAGAATAAGGACACGTGTAGTGTCTGCAAGATTTTAAGGGAAAGCCCAACAAATGTTCCATCCTTGATTAAGAAACGATTCTTCATCTGGGAGGGTCGTGGAAGCAGCGGTCATGGGAAGGGGGCCCTAAAATAGGACAGTGACCTAGCCAGCCAATTCAGCAAAACTGACTTGGCAATCCATGGGGTGCCATTGAAGAGTCAGATATCTCTCACCTCTCATCTCTACGTGCCCTAGACATTTCAGGAGATGGGCTTCACACAGGTTAAGCATTGGTTTC from Physeter macrocephalus isolate SW-GA chromosome 11, ASM283717v5, whole genome shotgun sequence carries:
- the CCDC177 gene encoding coiled-coil domain-containing protein 177 gives rise to the protein MVDPVPEEEKAGAEPGGSGGDEAAASVPPDSQGAPQPAASSASASAAVPRKAEVPCAAESGRREQSPLLHLDLFNFDCPEAEGSRYVLTSPRSLEACARCAVKPVELLPRALADLVREAPGRSMRVATGLYEAYEAERSAKLQQCRAERERIVREEKRRLFTPLGPAVAAASAPSAGSSSSCSSASLPASPAPRAARKASSSPSPARPQPTPAGSRAGRKSHSLDSLSRRREGALSSESGASSSSYSGESLRELHWPPRASARNSCPAGSASSAPNPLGRPSALALVPLTGRSFSLGDLSHSPQTAQHVERIVRQVRAERGLRAVPERDRKIAALMLARHQEERLLLEQRAAAHGQWEQQRVRAEQRREREEREKQRALEQGRRAWAAQVEERRGRRGREEREEARRRQRQCERSEERRRELAERQGLLRRERAERTAREDRLRKLQQEQNLKQREEGLQEVRERAEQVRRERAQRATRAKQSQEGQLQREKRELSRAERARHEALLQGRARLERQEREGLRSSLEASLGRAQENYEQLVEQRTRELRERARREELQGRRAKEAAERKEREHQAHLEALARVGERRLQQAAQAAEEAVQQKARRVGQSRMEKERAQRANKEKVEKDEDCRRRQLLQAIGRKLERSEQLSRDRRSALESARSTARASFHVREKVRQETNTRSFDRMVREAQLHASLDRK